A region of the Carya illinoinensis cultivar Pawnee chromosome 16, C.illinoinensisPawnee_v1, whole genome shotgun sequence genome:
gacatgcaacacaaggttacctgcccccgttcatgacatataagatgcaataatcctaacatgcatctaacattatgcaatattcgcagcggataattttttttttctttagcaatactatgcaccaaactgaaaatatcccaatacttaaaacatacttcatacataaagatccattgaataactaagatcacagcactattccaaaatagttatgatccaatagtactggagatgcaactccatcgtacaagtagtaatttaactactatattaacattaacgacgcaccgtcgttcagtcgactgtgtctagttggtcagctcctgatcctccttcaggtcctgtaacaagatctaccattcggggggaatggtagttgggactaccacagtgagatttgattacaaatctcagcaagttaacaaaaaacttccatacagactaatgatgcatggatgacagtaaaagcataaatgcataatcaaattcataagtaattaaagcataacttagtgtacaacatagcataattgacatagcttaaattgaatcatgaagtgaacttgacttagcatgaacttgctctgaaacttgacttagcatgaacttgctctgaaacttgaactaacatgaaaaatacatactccacagttgttgtggcccaatgtattctacgtgtaaatacatactccacagttgttgtggccccatgtattcttcacaaacttgacttaacattaaaaatacatactccacagttgttgtggccccatgtattctacgcatcacatttgtagttaaatacatactccacagttgttgtggccccatgtattctacacaacttgacttaacatttaaaaatacatactccacaattgttgtggccccatgtattctacacaaacttgacttaacatgaaaaatacatactccacagttgttgtggccccatgtattttacgcatcacaattgtagttaaatacatactccacagttgttgtggccccatgtattctacataaacttgacttaacatgaaaaatacatactccacagttgttgtggccccatgtattctatgtgtaaatacatactccacagttgttgtggccccatgtattctacacatcactatgcagttaaatacatactccacagttgttgtggtcccatgtattctacataaacttgacttaacataacttgaaatacatgaccaacttgagagagaaacatttcgtaacatggcataacatataataaacaacatatttaacatgacatacttgcaacaatgaatattacatgacttgacatacatgtaatagatggcatacttagcatgacgtacttgtaacgtacaataatacatgacagaatatattatgtaacagataaaaactgatgacagaataaattctgtataacagaaaattacgtgataacttagcatggcatgacatatataataacacatatacatatactgtagttcctttacttagcacacatacacagtagactgctagtaagttaaaagctaacttacctcgatctccgcgtttcttataaaacctcaagcgcgatcacgaggaaaacagcttcaaaatgggcatgcaaaagaactcctaaaagctgtccgagagagaatgtttgatattcttttaaagaaacgtgtaaatgaagataagttcgtgggtgatggctggagatgcttatggaagagataagggagatgataaggctggagttgagagttgagtgtggttttctcctacccaaaatatctataaaatattatctcaaaatattctatccaataatatctataaaaattagctcaatatattttccaaatgtggagtagacttggaagagtaaggtggttaaaatctttctatgtgtattttaaatctctattcttaagatattttccaaatgtgtattttgcttaggtgtcatgatctcacaccttgatttccttcacaattccatctaatggtttctctttgtgccaagtatctaatactattcattatgtgtggttaagatcttgccaagtgtccaaataaaatatcgctatcctaatttggacatttcacactatgattttgaaaacactgcgctcagtacatttaccgaggttactattcactccaaaaataaacgtaataaacttagtactgaaaaattctaaatattcaattaagcctagtggtgtagactataatgtattctgacacttttaactatctcaaataattaaaatcgcaattctgacaccatagtgagtgataacactaactatgttgacaggctaaaatttatgcgattagtcgattcgtgtaaacttacagagttttcacgaggttcctaaagtcaatagaaattccttaattgaatttctagcgggctgttacacatcTGACTTGAAAATTTGTGCTCCAAATCATGGCAGTTGTACATACTAAGAGGTCATAATCTGTACCTAAAAATGGAGAACGGGTACATAAAAGCCCACAAGGCAGAAGACTTAGGTATAGCAATAAAAGGTTATCTTAACCAAACCGCACCCcggcacccccccccccccccccaaacacaCACCCCAAAACAcccacacacaaaaaaaaaaaaagtgaagttcTGAATATGTAAAAAATCTGCTTCGAAGTCTTGTTCAAATTATAAGCGGCAAGTGATCTCTAAAACTTTATCTAGACACGCCTCCAATAGATGTGCTTGAACCATTGCAAAAACTATACATGGTTTTTTGACTAACATTAGGGTGGTCTACAGCTTCACTCTCCCAACGGAGGTTAGTTCTTAAGGTTTGAGGGGAACTGTAACTGTATGGAGTAGCataaatttcattaataagTCTTTTGAATGCCAGCACAATTTGTAGTGCTATTGTAGCCTCTATCTAGATTTATATTAACTTGCTTTTATTGCAATTACTCCATTCTGCGTACAGGGAAATTTGATTTATTCAGATATTGGGCTGCCAGAAAAGAGGATCTATCTCTCTGCTCTCAATGGTAATAATAGCCTGCCTAGTGTTTTGCATCAGAAAGACGATTGATAATTTCAGGGCTTCGCCCCCAAATGATATCTTGCCTCAGTTGAGTTATCTTAGTTTCAAATTGGTATTTGCTCATGAATGCACAGACATGTAACCAGGAGTGTATTCACCCATTTATTGACATAGACATTGGTGTCTGTTATTGCTCTGTTACATTCTTACAGTAAATATGATGCTTTTTTTATGTATCTCTTTGATCAAAGCATTTTAATCTATAAGGGTATTGCTTTAAGTGGTGGTCACATACGCAAATATTAAATGTCATGAAACCCTTCTATGTCTGACTCTGCATCTGTAAATCTGAATCATCTCTTTCGTGTGCCTGCAGGTTTGTTAAGCCAACGCTAATTCGGAGCTATATGTATACTCTTTGTATGGTTAtgttatttatagaaaaatgaattgaaaatttatacaGAAGTCATGTGCTGAACAAGTATCCCTATGGTCCGATGTGTTGATGTGTGCGCACTTATCTGATTTTCGAATACTGGTTAGGGCTAGAATAGCATTTTAGGCCGTTCTGAAGTTTCTGCATGTTGGTTTATAGAGATCCTGGAAGATTATCCCATTATGAGGTGGATTGGGTGCTGTTATTGCTGATGCTGAATAGTCTTCATAAACTTCAAAAATTAGTGGGGTTTGTTTCGAAAGGATAGAGTTGAATAGATTTCTATGGCTTCGGTAACAGAAATTTCTATGATCAGAACACTATTCTAAATGGTTGAACACTCCTCAATTATGACATGTTTTGGTTGAACTAAGCCAAGCCCAAATACCATAGGGTGATGCAAAATGCAAGCAATATGGGAAATATAAGAGTGTTGCAGAAATAATAAGAGGCTGGCACAAAAGGCAAGCTACCGATGGTTGttctagttttttattttctcatttgcATTCTTTGCCCAAGGCTAACAATTCAGGCTCaattgtgtttgatttatttacTGCTCTTTTGGACAATTTTACTGAGTAAAATAGTGCAGTATTACTGGATGAAAGATGAACTCATCAATTCCAGTAGGTAAAGAAGGAAAACTTTTAAGTAATGCTGCAGATGACACTGGCCATCCCactttttatctcattaatataaaatgtgatatttttatCACTATTTAGTAATCCtatagttttcaaaagaaatgctCAAAAGTTTATGGCCCTGGGCGATGTCATTTTATCAGTGGCCGGCAGCGTCGAAACCGTCTGGTTCGGTCGGTTCTTGTACACTCCTACTTTTAGCTATGCTAATCTTTTGAACTTCCGCatgtaattcttctaatttaaataaacaattaaccttaatctttttctctttttccgtTTTTAGATACAAAAATGGATTCGAAAACTTCTATTACTCTATTAGTTCCCCATCAATTTCACTAATCTCTTCAACTGTCACAAGACATAAATAAGCCTTACCAAAGATATTTGATCTTTATTTCTTGATATGGTGATAAAATGTTGATTTTGGTTTCACAGTTACAGAGACATAAGAATATGCACCTTACataatgggtttttttgggtgtccattaaatttatgttaatgtattgtaaagtaaatttaatgaattacataaaataaaaataaatttaactaattacctgaaataaatttatttttgtgaaattttgtgTGGCTAAAATCACATTAACCATATAAGGTGTATAAGAAGAATTTCTCCCATATCGCTTGCATCATTTATAAGACATAGAAAAGTGTACATTGGTGCCTGCAAAGATTAATGTGTCATTTGGGCAGTTAgttgatatgaaagttaaataaaatattattagaatattatttttttaatattattattattttaaaattttaaaaaattgaattgtttattatattttttgtgaaaatttaacaaagttataatgatgagattatatgagatgagatgaaacatttcTTTTATCCAAACTAGACCTTGAGACAAAGAAATGATGACAGTCAATGCAAGGTTCTCAATACAGTTATTTTATTCTCATGCTGGTGTGTAGAgtatattattcatattattttaaacaaaaaaatttgatttgtaaaatttaaaatttaaaattatcttttaaattaatttatgttatgtaaatattttaatatgaatgagtttgagaatatattttttaacacacAAATCTTGATGACATTTGACTTGACACATGTATCCAATTCCTTCCGTTACTTGCTTCGTCGTTAGCCACGTGCAACCAAGTGTTACTAAGCTATTTAACCCAAACGACATCGTTGTAAAAGACAAAAACACCCTATTTTATGGGATTGTTTGGGTCACAAGAAAAGCATGTCCAATGCATTGCAAGAATCTCTTTTCCAGTACATCCTTTTGACCAAATCattgcattttcttttttaccagaaagagaaagaaagaaagaattctttttattattattattgtttttttaattttttttcctctcccatCCTCTTTTTGTTGATGCTTGTCTTATCTGTTCACTTACAGAGATTAGTGCTCTTTTACTTGAGAAGAGTTCCCAATTAAAATGCACCTTATGGCCAATCAATCCGACAATTCATTGATTGAAAAATACTTCATCTACATAAGAATGCTACAAATGTGATTTTAgtcaattttcttttgaatttgtgAGAAAACTACTCTCCTTGAAAGCGACCAAACTTATAAAGCGAGCAATACCTATCCAAATCCCTTCTTCTGATCGCTCAACTTATAATAGACAGGAGAAAGAAGGATGAAACATCACAAACATCACATTATATTAGTATTTACAGGCTGAATAACAATGGAAGAAGAGTAGCAAAAGATTAGTTCCATTCTGTACCCATACCAGAATTGAGAAACTTTGGAAAAGAATCTGCCATGCACAACAAAAACTacctaaaatataaaataaaatcaaacaaaacacaCTACAAGTACAATCTACAGCTAAAGTAGGGCAATGCTTTGACATGCATGCTCTCTCTTCTTACTGGTTTCGACATCAGACTAGTGTTACAATGTCGACAAGCAGCAACTCCCGACTCTACTAAATTCGAAAGATAATTAAGGGGCCACATGCCTTCAAGGGCCAGCGGACAAAAACAAATTTCCCCTTCAAGCTAAGCCGTTCGATGTAACTAAGAAAATCAACTGATTGCATACCCTCCAAGCATTTTCTCACCTCTCTTTCAAAGAACCAAAGTGAGACCACCTTAATTCCCATGCTGGTAAGCAGCCTTTCAAAGGTGATTGTAGAAATAATGAAGATGTTGACAATTGCTTTTGCCTTGTGGAGATCGAGGAAAGGCAACTGAAGGAACTCCTTAGCCTCTTCTTCTCACTATCATGCAGTTCGTAATCATGGTCATGCCTTACAGCAGATACCTTGAGGGTTCTAGGAAGTATGCGGTTGCATATTGAACCTACCACAAAGGAAACAAATTTGATTAACAAAATTACATAAACATCATAGAATACACAAACTTTTGTGCCACTCTACTAGTAGAGGCTAATACCTAAGGAAAAGAGAAGGTTTAACTACAAGAAAAGTTGTCCAGCTAGACAGTAAATATAAAATCCAACAGTTCAAGTCACATAGATTATGATGCTGTCTGTAGTTACAAGGGTTGAAAGGGGAAAGTCATTGGAGGCCGTGATGACCGATAAATTTTTCACTAAGATTTCTATTACAAAGCATAAGAAGTCATTTGTGACAAAATGTATCAACTTTTAATTGGATTGGTAGCAGCACAATCATGggatgaaaatcttgaagggCTTGGTTTTTGTGGATACAAGCAAATATTTGAATCCAAAATgcccaaaatatattttggcaCAGAACTCCATGCAAGTAATATTAAATGAACTAATAAACCAATGTGTCAGAAGGAAATAAAGAGCGAGTACCTATTTTTGCTAGTCGATTTACCCATTTTGGAATTGGTTTTCCTGTGAGCTTGTAACAAACGTCCATGCAGAAATGATTGCAGTTCTTGGCAATTAGGTGATACGTATCTCCATGGTAGCTTGATGAGTGGCGCTCCATGAATGATCTCACCTGATTAGGGTCCAAGCTTGTGGTCCCAATGAATATTGATCTCCTGAACTTGAAGCCTGGGCACTGCTGCGGTTCAACCTCAAAAACACCACTCGTGGGGTAGTCATGAGCTCCAAATGCATATTCTACACCATGAACTGTACAGAGCAGTTGTGGCTATCAGAAAGTCGTGGACATTCATTTGATAACCCAAAAGTAATATAAAGAAGTGAGAGTAACTAAGTACAGATTTCATATGCTACttgctttaaaatttattagttaTGCTACTTTTGAATCagaaatcaattttttcataCAACTGGCAATttatttcttctcctttctctttatTTAGCTTGTATTACATAATTACTTATAATGGAATGCAGGACACCAATCCCCCCACCCTCCCATCCCAGTTAAAGTGAGTTTAGCCTAGCTCCAATTTCTCCTTTAAGTAGAATCACACACGCCTGCAAGTCACCAAAATAGGCATCCAAAAAGCACAGACCACGAATATTCTGCACCTCCTAGGGTCTCAACAAGATTCATATAAAGATCCATTTTCTCATTCAATTTCTCTCTATTTCCAATGACTATTTCAAAATGTTCCAATTTAAAAGCAAAGTGAGCCGCTAAAAATATGTCACATAGTTGGATGTGACTAAGGATGACAAATTTAGGATGAACTGATGAAGAGTAGCATTGCTCAATTTAAAAAGCACACGTGGACTGAAACACTACCTATTCCTccaagaataatattattgatTTAAGTAGAAGTAGTAGATACAGATATCATCAAGTGAAAGCTAAATAAAGACAGCTAAGCATAAGAGTCTGGGTAATCCTGGGATTAACCGCAAGTCATTTTAATGAAGACATGAATTTGGCATTTCTAAAATGGACAAAAACATACCTTCCACACCAGAATGAAAGATACCAAGGCCTGCCCAGTAAACATAGCCATTCATGGGTGTCAAGTCATACACATTGAGATAGACTGGAGTATTGCCTGGACCATAGCTAGTTGACTTTGCCTTAGAGAACATACAAAACCTGGTGGctgattttcttttcaaatgaaGCACAGAAAACCGGGAGGCTGATTTTCTTTTCAACCGAAAAGGCATAATGGATTTCTTCAATCCAAACTTCATGTTACTTTAAtgttcaaaacaaaaatcagtTGATGGCTGTCCTTTACCTGAGCACATGGGAAATATGCTGACATTAAcccttttatttaaaagatattgGACTAGTGAACAACAATACAAACAAAtgcaagaaaacaaagaaaaacaactgAAACAGTGGGGTCAAAAGAACACAGTTAATGGATATACCAGCTATTGTTCTCCTCTTTTGCAGTTCAATGACTCTACTAcaagtaaattattttttttttcaagataatatcatttttttttcctcaaaataaAAGTTACCAACGTagctcaagaaaaaaatgttttgtCTTCAAGAAGGCAATCAAATCTTCATAATAAGGAAGGTTTCAGTTCAGAGCCAACTCTATATAGTCTTAAgaaattcagatttttctcttGGTTATAATTTCTTAGATGaagaaaactataaataaaagACAACCACAGAATAGAAAGAGAAGTgtaacaagaagaaaaaaaatccagtAATCACAGAAAGTGAAGACTAATATAAAAATGTTGAATGCTAATTTCTGTAACAGAAGTTCACAATCAGAGCAGGACATTGCTAATTGCAACATAATAACTCATACTCAGACGAGTGATGAGGGAAAAATAAGAGTATTAGAGCCTAGGAAAGCCAATAGAAGAAAGCCATCCACTACAAGAATAAGAGGCAAGGATAGAGGGAGTGCCAAGTTGACTTAGAAACTAACCTTTGCACCTTCAAAAATTGGTTAGGATAACAAAGAATGTTAACTGGAAGTTTTGCCATGGAAAGGAACTTCAAGGATTtgattaaagaaacaaaaatcaaaagttCACTTCGGCGTTAGTTGTCCTTGGCCATCACTTCATGGACACTTTCTTTAGAACAGCTTTCAACATTGTTTACCTCAAGATCAAGTACTCAACTAGCAAATTGGAGCAACATTATCAAGCAACAATGCTTCCATGATTCTGAACCAACCATAGATCTTAAACGTCCTTTTCAATATCACCTTATTGTTCATTTGCCATATCACCATTATTGTACATTTGTAATCTCTCATCGTCAAACCGGCATTGATTAAAAGGCAATAATTACTTGATGGCATTTGCTGATACACGTATAGACTGCTAAATTTGGTTTCTTTCACCTCCGATGTACTGTGTTTTGCTAGTATCACCTAGTTACggtctctttttaattttctgctttatttttttcctttctaatattttgagatgaaaccactcaaaatttttttttttttttccttatacgTAGAaccattcaaacaatattaCCAGTAGTTAATGCATCTTTAAGGAAATTTAgattaaaacaataaatttgttcaagaaaaattgaaacgggcagagagagagagagagagagagagagagagagttacaaaAAAGACTTAAGATCTCAACAACTCCCTATTCCATTTGTTCCATTTGGGGAGgtcaaatgaaaattttaatccaTAAACATGTAAAATTGGAACAAATTAAAAGCAAACAATAACGTGTAGTTTTGATGAAACTAACTACATGTACGaaacaagttttaaaaaataaccaaATTCATCATAATTAGCCAGGATAGGGGAAGAATTATTTCAGATCTAGTTGAGACTGTAATGCATCAGAATATACACACGCAAACACACCAGAAAACAACTTCATAATGAACATGTCCTTCAGAGTAAGAGATCAGACAGATAAGAATGATAGTATTAGCTACTTACAGCcaataacaagaaacaaaagtttTCTGACTCATTGTCCAGAAAACACGGGGCATGATGAGAGGAATTGGTATCGTATATTTTAAGCAAGATCACATATTTCCTAAAaaattttctcagcaaccaaacaaccCAAGAATATAATTACTGATTAACAAATACAGCTAAAGAAGTTAAAACTTTTGGGTATGCAAGACCAACCCAAAAGACAAAAAACTTGAGCAATTAAAAAGGCAAGTCTTACAATTCTAGGGAGGGGGGAAAACGGGATAGAAGAACTGAAGAACTCCCAGATTTAGAGCAGACGGGCATTAGATCCCAACAAAACCAGTTTCTTCACCTTCACCATTAAACGATCTACGAAAAACCATGGTCCTTGAAGTTCCTCAACAAAAAGACACTCGTTCCAGATTCTGACGcgagaaaaaaacaaatctaCGGATATCAATGCCAAGCCTTTTCCTGTCTCGTGTCTCGCAGACAAACTATGGGATAATTGCTATGTTTAGTTTAGTTCAGTCCCATCCCACATATAGAAGCAGTATCGTACAGTAATTATCTTGTTAGAATTATTACAGAATCAAATAATCACGTGGATCTATACTGCTTCAACAACACTAATAATGAATTGTTCTCTTTCTAAAAttagattattaatttattaaagagAATGTACATTTAGTTATCTTTTATATGAGTTGGCCAGCTGTAACATGTAACATTTTGCAGTCAAACAATGGATCCCACGCTGCCCATCTTTACTCTTTTTACAGTCTAACATTTTGCAGCATCCAAAAAGAAGGCAATTCACATTTCGCACCATAAGCAGCCATGACTGAATAATACCATTTTAAAGAATGCACGGTGCAGAAAATTCACCGTTTTCAGAATTGGTGCACGCACCATCTTGCAAAATGGATTACTCCCAATCTATAAAACTGGATTCTACCTAGCATGCTCAACTTCTACAGTGAAAAAACTCTCCTTTCATTATgtaatttgtattatataattaatactatgttcATGTACTGCTTAGTTTatctatcaatatattaatcctgccgagaaaaaaataaaggtttTGGAGTAACGTTAAATAAAGTTATTTAgtgtataaaaattatgtagtcgtttccaaaaaaaaaaaaaaatttattattaaaaaattaattttttcttatatattttgtatttatttttattttttttaaataactgtaTACACTTGAACTTTTACGATTAcaactattatttctcatatttttctACCAAAAAAGGTATAGATCATAAGAATACCGTATcacaatttttaatataataatagtttttaaaatttaatcatataaaactaaattaaaagtaaagagaaattttgttaaaaaattattattagtatattagGTGATTGTATATAAGTTGTTGATAAATCATTTCTGTTTTAATAAATACATCTAGATTAATTCAAAAGAGAAACTGTTTTTaacaataattctatttatacgGGTAGTTTTAAGACCACTTCATCATCCCTTGACTTCATAAACATCGTCACAAGTTTTTAACACTGTTGACTCCTCGGAGTCTAGCTTAGGCCACGAACTTTTGTACATGGGAAATGAAGGGTGCctgttatctttttttttttttttttttttttttttaaggatgtGATTTGGACTGTAAcgtaagatgaaatgagatgagatgattttagataaaaattaaaagttgaataaatattattaaaatattattttttaaaataattattattttaaaatttgaaaatattaaaatatttattatattttgtgtgaaaattttaaaaaattgtaataataaaatgagataaaatatttctaCTATCTAAACGGGGCCAAAGTCAACTCTC
Encoded here:
- the LOC122298365 gene encoding deSI-like protein At4g17486, with protein sequence MKFGLKKSIMPFRLKRKSASRFSVLHLKRKSATRFCMFSKAKSTSYGPGNTPVYLNVYDLTPMNGYVYWAGLGIFHSGVEVHGVEYAFGAHDYPTSGVFEVEPQQCPGFKFRRSIFIGTTSLDPNQVRSFMERHSSSYHGDTYHLIAKNCNHFCMDVCYKLTGKPIPKWVNRLAKIGSICNRILPRTLKVSAVRHDHDYELHDSEKKRLRSSFSCLSSISTRQKQLSTSSLFLQSPLKGCLPAWELRWSHFGSLKER